A single Filimonas effusa DNA region contains:
- a CDS encoding FecR family protein, which produces MTEQHLKYLLERYMNGTCTPEELAQLTQWYDSLYQQHTGFFLKGEDKKKQLSRLLLAIHQEIDLSETHQPVIIRSSKRTFGIRVGIAAAAVVLLAVSAIWWFSFSVRPQHSVALTDTYKTDTAPAVQLNWAAHENTGNKRKTLPLPDGTVAVLLPGSSMKYSPDYNTGDKRDVQVTGEVHFNVAKLKDKPFTVYSGRFATTALGTSFSVYEYKTGARIALFSGKVVVKSAGKNIKGWINDIFLQPGQAMQYNAGSGNVAVKKIEEAARQAAVSLAFEDTPLTEVLEKLSSLYRVTITYNKEDLTAMRFSGTIQSTDSLKVLLQAIAQMNGLTITPRADAYIVKASE; this is translated from the coding sequence ATGACGGAACAGCATCTGAAGTACTTATTGGAACGTTACATGAATGGTACGTGTACACCGGAGGAGTTAGCGCAGTTAACACAATGGTACGACTCGTTATACCAGCAACATACCGGCTTTTTTCTAAAAGGAGAAGATAAGAAAAAGCAACTTTCCAGGCTACTGCTTGCTATTCATCAGGAAATAGATCTTTCAGAAACACACCAGCCCGTAATCATACGAAGCAGTAAAAGAACCTTTGGAATACGTGTCGGAATTGCGGCGGCAGCAGTTGTACTGCTTGCAGTATCCGCTATCTGGTGGTTCAGTTTTTCGGTTCGGCCTCAACACTCCGTCGCACTAACGGATACTTATAAAACAGATACTGCACCAGCCGTACAGTTAAACTGGGCAGCACATGAAAATACCGGCAATAAGCGTAAAACCCTTCCCTTGCCGGATGGTACGGTCGCAGTGCTTTTACCCGGCTCCAGTATGAAATACAGCCCGGATTACAACACCGGCGATAAAAGAGATGTACAGGTAACAGGAGAGGTGCATTTCAATGTGGCAAAGCTAAAGGATAAACCTTTTACTGTTTATTCCGGCAGGTTTGCAACTACAGCGCTGGGTACCTCCTTCAGCGTTTATGAATATAAAACAGGGGCACGCATAGCGCTCTTCTCTGGAAAGGTTGTAGTAAAAAGTGCAGGAAAAAATATAAAAGGTTGGATAAACGATATTTTCCTGCAACCCGGACAGGCAATGCAATACAACGCAGGAAGCGGAAATGTTGCCGTAAAAAAGATAGAAGAAGCCGCCAGGCAGGCAGCAGTGAGCCTCGCATTTGAAGACACTCCCCTCACAGAAGTGTTGGAGAAACTAAGCAGTCTATATCGTGTAACGATAACATACAATAAGGAAGACCTTACTGCCATGCGCTTCTCAGGAACGATACAATCTACCGATTCACTAAAAGTATTGTTACAGGCGATAGCGCAGATGAATGGCTTAACCATTACACCCCGGGCTGATGCCTACATAGTAAAGGCATCGGAATAA
- a CDS encoding TonB-dependent receptor domain-containing protein: protein MKRMTETMSKRLKTFLLQAVLLLLCRMASAQQGGGTEVTGTVLSEKSEFLSGVTVEARTTGDENAITVMTDHKGVFIFRHLVAGKKYDFTFLSVGYEKNIYKGYLVKGGDQKNTLLVKLKENNNQLDEVVVTGQGLSVSKRRISTNVTTVTGKQLRDVPATRLDQLLQSQVPNAQFRLAGGQAGATSIIQTRGFNSAFANATPIIYVDGVRVDNLNTAPTIGMNLSGGISQGASTSAIADIPLENIDRIEFVNGGAATTLYGSDAANGVLQIFTKKRGGGKANFYAGVDLGLEKATNDYLHFKRTKDLLFKDGFYNKYSIGADGGTEDMGYSMGASYSKSNGTLIHNQNQIEKIDFKTGLYARIAKGLTYEGTFSYNNQSLNRVRNGNSGGYSGLWFAEDGASKITGPGFNPRLDDLSEADFARVRSFVDSAEMLQNNTSKVNRFQTSQVLKLQPLKNLQVKGTFGIDYRTQTEFSAVSLAYNRHIRSNSTGSLSKYDRNYLGITMELTGQYEAKVNDFSFLTTAGGQLFRNEDHQIGYIGQDIWDGAQTIDQAATKTSAEFFSRVANYGLFIQENIGFKNRYFVDLGVRGDGNSAFGSAIGVQYYPKAGVSYILSAEPFFTNWNQKIFTTVKIRANYGVAGTFPTPFANDRTVYFYGFNGNKSATMGLPGNNELRPEKSYSKEAGIDLGLLKDRLTLTVTYFNNRTKDALFRVPPAASTGRENMLRNLGIISNKGWEFSAAAAVVQQQDWEIKIRASANTVDNVVVSTGGAPFFNLSGMTSRTVQTVVREGYPVGYISGNYGTFNADGTMAGTTPQTFLGSTIPTLTGSMGLNARYKRLSLFANADYQQGGYLDNWDKQFRINYGASTDGVPSAEIAKNGTTNWLNYSQLFVQKSDFIKVRTLGILYDMDKSVIGNHITRLTLGLTAVNPFNFVASESDPEAVMPGGAQGQGTATTGGLNYASYSAPRQFIFSAKINF from the coding sequence ATGAAACGCATGACCGAAACAATGAGCAAACGGTTAAAAACCTTTCTGCTGCAAGCCGTGCTATTGCTGCTGTGCCGTATGGCATCGGCACAGCAGGGCGGAGGAACGGAAGTAACGGGCACCGTTCTTTCAGAAAAGAGTGAATTTCTATCAGGTGTAACTGTTGAGGCCAGAACAACAGGCGATGAAAACGCAATAACAGTAATGACCGACCACAAAGGGGTATTCATATTCCGTCACCTCGTTGCAGGAAAAAAATATGACTTCACTTTCCTTTCAGTAGGATACGAAAAGAATATCTATAAAGGTTACCTCGTTAAAGGAGGAGACCAGAAAAATACTTTACTGGTAAAACTGAAGGAAAACAACAACCAACTCGATGAAGTAGTGGTAACCGGGCAGGGTTTAAGTGTTAGTAAAAGAAGGATCTCTACTAATGTGACCACCGTTACAGGCAAACAACTGAGAGATGTACCGGCAACAAGGCTCGATCAGCTGTTGCAGTCGCAGGTGCCCAACGCCCAGTTCAGGCTTGCAGGCGGCCAGGCCGGCGCTACCTCTATTATTCAGACAAGGGGGTTCAACTCCGCGTTTGCGAACGCAACACCCATCATCTATGTAGATGGCGTGCGTGTCGATAACCTGAATACAGCTCCTACTATTGGCATGAACCTTTCCGGCGGCATTTCACAGGGCGCTTCTACCAGCGCTATCGCCGACATTCCATTGGAGAACATCGACAGGATCGAATTTGTAAACGGTGGCGCTGCTACTACCTTGTATGGCTCCGATGCAGCCAACGGCGTATTACAGATCTTTACAAAAAAACGTGGCGGCGGTAAAGCGAATTTCTATGCAGGCGTCGACTTGGGACTCGAAAAAGCAACCAACGACTACCTCCACTTCAAAAGAACAAAAGACCTCCTTTTCAAAGACGGCTTCTATAACAAATACAGCATAGGCGCCGACGGCGGCACAGAGGATATGGGCTACAGCATGGGGGCTTCTTACTCCAAATCAAACGGAACACTCATCCACAACCAGAACCAGATTGAAAAGATCGATTTCAAAACCGGTCTCTATGCCAGAATAGCAAAGGGCCTTACTTATGAAGGAACTTTCTCTTATAACAACCAAAGTCTTAACAGGGTACGTAACGGTAACTCCGGCGGTTACTCCGGGTTATGGTTTGCAGAAGACGGCGCCTCCAAGATCACTGGCCCCGGCTTCAACCCCAGGTTGGATGATCTTAGCGAAGCAGATTTCGCACGCGTTAGATCATTCGTCGATTCAGCAGAAATGTTACAGAACAACACTTCTAAAGTAAATAGGTTCCAGACTTCTCAGGTGCTGAAACTGCAGCCTTTAAAGAACCTGCAGGTCAAAGGTACTTTCGGTATCGACTACAGAACGCAAACCGAGTTCTCTGCCGTTTCACTGGCCTACAACAGGCATATCCGCTCCAACAGCACAGGATCGCTTTCTAAATACGACCGTAACTACCTGGGCATTACCATGGAATTGACAGGCCAGTACGAAGCAAAGGTGAATGACTTCTCTTTCCTGACAACAGCGGGAGGACAACTGTTCCGTAACGAAGACCACCAGATTGGCTATATAGGCCAGGATATCTGGGACGGTGCACAAACAATTGACCAGGCTGCAACTAAAACCAGCGCAGAATTCTTTTCAAGGGTAGCCAACTATGGTTTGTTCATCCAGGAGAACATTGGCTTCAAAAACAGGTATTTCGTTGACCTGGGCGTACGTGGCGATGGTAACTCCGCTTTCGGTAGCGCTATAGGCGTACAGTATTATCCTAAAGCAGGTGTATCTTATATCCTGAGTGCAGAACCTTTCTTCACCAACTGGAACCAGAAAATCTTCACTACCGTTAAGATCAGGGCAAACTATGGTGTAGCCGGTACTTTCCCCACACCGTTTGCCAACGACCGTACCGTATACTTCTACGGGTTTAACGGCAACAAATCAGCTACAATGGGCCTGCCAGGCAACAATGAGCTGCGCCCCGAAAAATCTTATTCCAAAGAAGCAGGTATTGACCTGGGTCTCCTGAAAGACAGGTTAACACTTACTGTAACCTATTTCAACAACCGTACGAAAGATGCTTTGTTCCGCGTTCCACCTGCAGCCTCTACCGGAAGGGAAAACATGTTGAGGAACCTGGGCATTATCAGCAACAAAGGCTGGGAATTCTCCGCAGCAGCAGCAGTGGTGCAGCAACAAGACTGGGAAATAAAGATAAGAGCCTCTGCCAACACGGTAGACAACGTAGTGGTAAGCACTGGCGGCGCCCCTTTCTTCAACTTAAGTGGTATGACTTCCCGCACTGTTCAAACCGTGGTACGTGAAGGTTACCCGGTGGGTTATATCAGTGGCAACTACGGCACCTTCAATGCAGATGGAACCATGGCAGGCACTACACCTCAAACCTTCCTGGGTTCTACTATTCCTACGCTTACTGGTAGCATGGGTTTGAATGCAAGATATAAAAGACTTTCCCTGTTTGCGAATGCCGACTATCAGCAGGGTGGCTACCTCGACAACTGGGATAAACAGTTCCGTATTAACTACGGCGCTTCTACCGACGGCGTACCTTCAGCGGAGATCGCAAAGAACGGCACCACCAACTGGCTGAACTATTCACAGTTGTTTGTTCAGAAAAGCGACTTCATTAAAGTGCGTACACTGGGTATCCTGTACGACATGGATAAGTCTGTTATAGGCAACCATATCACCAGGCTTACATTAGGCCTCACAGCGGTAAACCCGTTCAATTTTGTGGCTTCGGAATCAGATCCTGAAGCAGTAATGCCAGGTGGCGCGCAAGGACAGGGTACTGCCACAACCGGTGGTCTTAACTATGCATCTTATTCAGCGCCCCGCCAGTTCATTTTCTCTGCAAAAATTAATTTCTAA
- a CDS encoding RagB/SusD family nutrient uptake outer membrane protein, with translation MKRYTLFSCLFVLLGFSACQLKEVVNPNITEDTFIGSDQSASIWLNGTYRQLALVLNEVVVDAEITSDNYYNNSSLSNKVFDIPTILYSDLDVDNMQRAIGKLREMGSYGIEKIFPSDRLGTPSVKAEMYFLRGYAYLLGAETMNGLPMTANGRVGETTELLDSAINDFKQAVALHANATLRNSYNLALARAYYQKGDKTNAVAYAAIVKNANPLQLLQAVYDGQNGVSNTMQTYTYSSSTNTFAPLPRLDFLDPKLYHTGNITTDQKPISILKGEEAYLIMAEAALGNQQLAEAKTTLKSLLTDVVAKRPTVTIFDTLEKRKGNRSDYAQSAAVKVKADAGATAVSGRILDRSAAAGGIKVYTISGTSVTAADIDAAGTIDELLYILCLMRQEIFISEGRRMTDLGIRFPVSQVEQLNNPNVTNAQTIATIPAYIPAATGMDNFSYDKTAGIVTIKYDMNKILVQNKNSKGVLPLLK, from the coding sequence ATGAAACGTTATACCTTATTTTCCTGCCTGTTTGTACTGTTGGGCTTCTCCGCCTGCCAGTTGAAAGAGGTAGTGAACCCCAATATCACAGAAGATACATTTATCGGTTCCGACCAGTCGGCAAGTATCTGGCTGAATGGTACCTACAGGCAACTGGCACTCGTGCTGAACGAAGTAGTAGTAGATGCCGAGATCACTTCCGATAACTATTACAACAATAGCTCTCTTTCAAACAAAGTATTCGATATCCCCACCATCCTCTATTCCGATCTCGACGTTGACAACATGCAGCGGGCAATCGGCAAATTAAGAGAGATGGGTAGCTACGGGATAGAAAAGATCTTTCCATCCGACAGGTTGGGAACCCCATCGGTGAAGGCCGAAATGTATTTCCTGCGTGGTTATGCCTATTTACTGGGCGCAGAAACCATGAATGGACTTCCTATGACCGCCAACGGCAGAGTGGGCGAAACTACCGAACTGCTCGACAGCGCTATTAACGACTTTAAACAGGCCGTAGCTTTACATGCCAATGCTACACTCAGGAATAGCTATAACCTGGCGCTGGCAAGGGCATACTACCAGAAAGGCGATAAAACAAATGCAGTAGCTTATGCTGCCATCGTTAAAAACGCCAATCCCTTGCAACTACTGCAGGCAGTATATGATGGCCAGAATGGTGTTTCCAATACCATGCAAACCTATACATACAGCAGCTCAACAAATACATTTGCGCCGTTGCCAAGGCTCGATTTCCTGGATCCCAAATTGTACCATACCGGCAACATTACAACCGATCAAAAGCCCATCTCTATCTTAAAAGGAGAAGAAGCCTACCTCATCATGGCCGAAGCCGCTTTAGGTAACCAGCAACTGGCAGAAGCTAAAACAACGCTGAAGTCTTTGCTCACCGACGTGGTTGCGAAAAGACCAACCGTTACCATCTTTGATACACTTGAAAAAAGAAAGGGCAACAGAAGCGACTACGCTCAGTCTGCTGCCGTAAAAGTAAAAGCCGATGCCGGCGCCACTGCAGTAAGCGGACGTATACTCGACCGCAGCGCGGCTGCCGGTGGTATTAAGGTGTATACCATTTCAGGCACTTCTGTAACCGCCGCAGATATCGATGCTGCAGGTACCATAGATGAACTGTTGTATATTCTTTGCCTGATGCGCCAGGAGATCTTTATATCGGAAGGAAGAAGAATGACCGACCTGGGTATCAGGTTCCCTGTTTCACAGGTCGAACAACTGAATAACCCCAATGTAACAAATGCACAAACCATAGCAACCATTCCTGCTTATATCCCTGCAGCTACGGGCATGGACAACTTTAGCTACGATAAAACAGCCGGCATTGTTACCATCAAATATGACATGAACAAGATCCTGGTTCAGAACAAAAACAGCAAAGGTGTACTGCCATTGCTGAAATAA
- a CDS encoding HD domain-containing protein — MKRLCIFIIMMMAFFHQSQAAGANPEAASVKEAFQAIITKYSNKATAEQLWREVDSNYTGADRHYHNLKHLDNFYSQLLKCKAEISGWETLVVAMVYHDVIYHTPDHRDEERSAELAVKRLQECNFPANAIKKCEALILATKSHAWSSDNDTNLFNDADMSIVGLSPAIYDEYVKNVGLEYGVTPQFQQGRKKVLQYFLSMDRIFKTNFFYKLYEKQARENIAREISTLP, encoded by the coding sequence ATGAAACGTCTTTGTATTTTTATCATCATGATGATGGCCTTTTTTCACCAGTCCCAGGCTGCAGGCGCCAATCCTGAAGCTGCTTCCGTAAAGGAAGCATTCCAGGCCATCATTACAAAATATAGCAATAAGGCCACAGCCGAACAGCTTTGGCGCGAAGTAGACAGCAACTATACAGGCGCAGACAGGCACTACCATAATCTCAAACATCTCGACAACTTCTATTCACAGTTATTGAAATGCAAAGCAGAGATCTCCGGCTGGGAAACGCTGGTGGTTGCCATGGTGTATCACGATGTAATATATCATACACCCGATCATCGTGATGAAGAAAGAAGCGCCGAACTGGCTGTTAAACGTTTGCAGGAATGTAATTTTCCTGCAAACGCCATCAAAAAATGCGAAGCTTTGATCCTGGCCACCAAAAGCCATGCATGGAGCTCCGATAATGATACCAACCTGTTCAATGATGCCGATATGTCGATCGTTGGATTGTCGCCGGCCATTTACGACGAATACGTCAAAAACGTTGGACTGGAATATGGCGTTACGCCCCAGTTTCAGCAGGGACGTAAAAAGGTATTACAGTACTTCCTGTCTATGGATCGCATTTTTAAAACCAACTTCTTCTACAAGTTGTACGAGAAACAAGCCCGGGAGAACATTGCCCGCGAAATAAGTACACTTCCTTAA
- a CDS encoding alkaline phosphatase family protein, whose protein sequence is MKRSIACGLLLALLCGKSAAVQAQKAKYVVMISVDGFRPDFYTDASWPTPNMQQMKEEGVYASGVRGVFPTVTYPSHTTLITGVTPGKHGICYNTAFSPDFSNGWNTDASLIKAETLWDAVKKAGLTSASVSWPVSVGAPITYNIPETWSATNPADRREASSEKATPKGLFEEVTQNATGKLQANDYNLSALSMDENVSRMAAYLIRTYKPNLVTLHLPCTDGAQHAEGRNGKGVRRAVASADHAISNILDALEKAGIKDSTAIIITGDHGFVDTHTSLAPNIWLKQNGLFNKAVFFTTGGSTFLHLMDPKDEKTLQQVTNMLAALPESYKKLFKVIDKQQLNQAGADATAALALTAIQGFSFTNASDGEIMKPAKGGTHGYYPDFYEIQTGFIGYGAGFKKGGVLPVIGLEDIAPTVASLLGIELKSADGVTYPGFFDLKK, encoded by the coding sequence ATGAAACGCTCAATAGCTTGTGGCTTGCTGCTTGCCCTGTTATGCGGTAAAAGCGCCGCAGTTCAGGCTCAGAAAGCCAAATATGTGGTAATGATCAGTGTCGATGGCTTTCGCCCCGATTTCTATACCGATGCATCCTGGCCCACACCCAATATGCAGCAGATGAAAGAAGAAGGGGTATATGCGTCGGGCGTACGTGGCGTATTCCCCACAGTTACCTATCCTTCACATACCACTCTTATCACAGGCGTAACGCCGGGTAAACATGGCATCTGCTATAACACTGCCTTCAGCCCCGATTTCAGCAATGGCTGGAATACAGACGCAAGTCTTATTAAAGCAGAAACACTATGGGATGCAGTGAAAAAAGCCGGTCTTACCTCGGCCTCCGTATCCTGGCCGGTGTCGGTAGGCGCCCCCATAACCTATAACATTCCTGAAACATGGTCGGCCACCAACCCCGCCGACAGGAGGGAGGCGTCAAGCGAAAAAGCCACACCTAAAGGATTGTTTGAAGAAGTTACCCAAAATGCAACCGGTAAACTGCAGGCCAACGATTACAACCTAAGCGCATTGAGTATGGATGAAAACGTAAGCCGCATGGCTGCTTATCTTATCCGTACATACAAGCCCAACCTGGTAACGCTGCACTTACCTTGTACCGACGGTGCACAGCATGCAGAAGGCAGGAACGGAAAAGGAGTGCGCAGGGCAGTTGCTTCCGCAGATCATGCCATAAGCAACATCCTCGATGCGCTGGAGAAAGCCGGTATTAAAGACAGCACCGCTATCATCATCACCGGCGACCATGGGTTCGTCGATACGCATACCAGCCTGGCGCCAAATATCTGGCTGAAACAAAATGGCTTGTTTAACAAAGCAGTGTTCTTCACTACCGGCGGTTCTACTTTCCTGCACCTTATGGATCCCAAAGATGAAAAAACGCTGCAACAAGTAACGAACATGCTTGCCGCTTTACCGGAGTCATACAAAAAACTGTTCAAGGTCATCGACAAACAGCAGTTGAATCAGGCAGGTGCCGACGCTACTGCTGCACTGGCCCTGACAGCCATCCAGGGCTTCTCCTTCACAAACGCTTCCGACGGAGAGATCATGAAACCCGCAAAAGGTGGAACGCATGGTTACTATCCCGACTTCTACGAAATTCAAACCGGCTTCATCGGTTACGGCGCCGGCTTCAAAAAAGGAGGTGTACTCCCTGTCATAGGGCTCGAAGATATTGCGCCTACTGTAGCAAGCCTACTGGGCATTGAATTAAAGTCAGCAGACGGCGTAACCTACCCGGGCTTCTTTGACCTGAAGAAATAA
- a CDS encoding O-antigen ligase family protein gives MNNRKSIHLLILGALCVTLINTRMFVQPTLVAFFFFSIITCVTAITVGAGLLLKKHTSFSYPVHLALLHAMGVYIALHGLITHSWNIISNYWLAAILYYTCVHIIYEKRNTGQEANSILIKGIVWIGFAEGLIVLMQAIRIIPSWSSALIATGTWSNPNVTAIYLAISLHFFFYAISLASKKRALVVMTVVVMIALLLLRCRTAFLVALSAIGMHYWPALQHWRSSVKSVLTKVAVSLLVLAAFVFMIAVFVNMKDGSASGRMLIYKNSLAMVLNQPWKGSGFGLFEKAYNLYVVEHGFRSGGYINIAYNDFIEIWAEGGLVALILWSAFLITYSLWAFRRKYSLFPVMALVIIQSVNFAFQAAPVFALLLMSMACPLPVNARHKQVSKTSVPGETQFLFPKNIVILGMLLALMIGISQIKVTKALHQLNEITASKGTTYISKLKQLETTLNDQTCFHEKFGDAWLAKGNPQKANEEYRKALETSARPPVLVKYGYSFQVQNNYDSSLYYYRIAQKIEPFKFITRLIILRMYEQKRDTLNIKAEAEDILNMPVKIESDRVDHIKQYAQNILSKIK, from the coding sequence ATGAATAACAGGAAGTCGATTCACCTGTTGATTCTGGGAGCATTATGCGTTACCCTGATCAATACCCGCATGTTTGTTCAGCCAACATTGGTTGCATTCTTTTTCTTTTCGATAATCACTTGCGTAACGGCAATAACGGTTGGTGCCGGGTTATTGCTAAAAAAACACACCTCATTTTCCTATCCTGTCCACCTGGCCCTGTTGCATGCAATGGGTGTCTATATTGCTTTACATGGTTTGATTACACACTCCTGGAACATTATCAGCAACTATTGGCTGGCTGCTATTCTTTACTACACCTGTGTACATATCATTTATGAAAAACGTAATACAGGCCAGGAAGCAAATTCTATTCTTATTAAGGGCATAGTTTGGATCGGTTTTGCCGAAGGTTTGATTGTGTTGATGCAAGCCATCCGCATTATTCCATCCTGGAGTTCCGCTCTCATTGCTACAGGCACATGGTCTAATCCGAATGTTACAGCTATATACCTTGCCATCAGTCTGCATTTTTTCTTTTATGCCATATCTCTTGCATCAAAAAAGAGAGCGTTGGTGGTGATGACAGTGGTGGTTATGATAGCACTATTACTACTTCGTTGCAGGACCGCATTCCTGGTCGCCTTATCGGCTATAGGCATGCATTATTGGCCCGCGCTGCAACATTGGCGCTCATCTGTAAAGTCTGTATTAACTAAAGTTGCCGTGTCTTTGTTGGTACTCGCGGCATTCGTTTTTATGATTGCGGTTTTCGTAAACATGAAAGATGGCTCAGCATCAGGACGAATGCTGATATACAAAAACAGCTTGGCGATGGTATTGAATCAGCCATGGAAAGGTTCAGGATTTGGACTGTTCGAAAAAGCATACAACTTGTATGTTGTGGAGCACGGTTTTCGATCCGGTGGCTATATAAACATCGCATATAACGATTTTATTGAAATATGGGCCGAGGGAGGACTTGTGGCGTTAATACTTTGGTCGGCCTTTCTTATCACTTACAGCTTATGGGCGTTTCGCCGGAAATACTCCTTGTTCCCGGTGATGGCTTTGGTAATTATCCAATCGGTGAATTTTGCTTTCCAGGCCGCACCGGTATTCGCCTTATTGCTTATGTCGATGGCCTGCCCCTTGCCTGTAAATGCCAGGCATAAGCAGGTAAGCAAAACTTCTGTTCCTGGTGAAACTCAATTTCTGTTTCCGAAAAATATTGTCATACTGGGAATGCTCTTGGCTTTGATGATAGGCATAAGCCAGATAAAAGTAACGAAGGCATTGCATCAGCTCAATGAAATCACCGCCTCAAAAGGCACTACCTACATAAGCAAATTGAAACAACTGGAAACAACCTTGAATGATCAAACATGTTTTCATGAAAAATTTGGCGACGCATGGCTGGCTAAAGGTAATCCCCAAAAAGCCAACGAAGAATACCGGAAGGCACTCGAAACTTCTGCACGCCCTCCGGTATTGGTGAAATATGGTTATTCCTTCCAGGTACAGAATAACTACGATAGCAGCCTTTATTATTATCGCATTGCCCAGAAAATAGAGCCATTCAAGTTTATTACCCGGCTTATCATTCTCAGAATGTACGAACAAAAAAGAGATACGCTCAATATTAAAGCAGAAGCAGAAGATATTCTGAATATGCCTGTAAAAATAGAAAGCGATAGGGTAGATCACATTAAACAATATGCACAAAACATCCTTTCTAAAATAAAATAG
- a CDS encoding T9SS type A sorting domain-containing protein, which translates to MKRIIFLMALLCPYVKNYAQDKTEDHYAIGMSYLNGINLSYDLGKAKEHLMLAAQYADPRAMLQLAAIYEKNADSAVYWYNKAIAAKAANAHFLLGRYYQLGTGIKQNFSKAASYYKQGVQVGEKYARNALAYLYFKGLGVSQDYAAAFQLFLVSARDSLPNSMYFLGVCYRNGYGVPSDQSKAHYWLGRAAAEGENAAIHELMEEKTPENKSVISLEWEEKLKALRLTTEKYKADNDNNYEGNYEGSVVYFDWSGKYVTEIQPLELHLTKTAGCYNGLWKEGESKAASITMSASNNKFVFAEGASYVRKDHYSARKEEVWQFNNASFELTFLNDSVQLMGSVKFYSPVRKEPGKPLQVILRRKLDFTHKAEKQEVNMTLFPNPAQAYTSLKFSLANTATVAVQVYSQAGTLLYSELPRVIPAGTYTTDLPTKKIKPGTYIVKLLVDQTVFSKLLMKL; encoded by the coding sequence ATGAAAAGAATTATTTTTCTTATGGCATTGCTATGCCCGTATGTAAAAAACTACGCTCAGGATAAAACAGAAGATCATTATGCTATAGGCATGAGCTACCTGAATGGAATAAACCTTTCCTATGACCTTGGCAAGGCAAAGGAGCATCTCATGCTGGCCGCGCAATATGCCGATCCAAGAGCGATGTTACAACTGGCAGCTATTTACGAAAAAAATGCAGATAGCGCAGTCTATTGGTATAATAAGGCTATTGCAGCAAAGGCCGCAAATGCCCACTTCCTGCTAGGCAGATACTATCAATTGGGTACAGGTATAAAACAGAATTTTAGCAAAGCTGCTTCATATTATAAACAGGGCGTCCAGGTAGGAGAGAAATATGCAAGAAATGCATTGGCATACTTATACTTTAAAGGACTTGGTGTGTCGCAAGACTATGCAGCCGCTTTCCAGTTGTTCCTTGTGTCAGCCCGTGACAGCTTGCCAAACTCAATGTACTTCCTGGGTGTATGTTATCGCAATGGCTACGGCGTTCCTTCCGATCAATCAAAAGCACACTACTGGCTGGGCAGGGCCGCAGCGGAAGGTGAAAATGCAGCCATACACGAGTTGATGGAAGAGAAAACACCCGAGAACAAAAGCGTTATTTCATTGGAATGGGAAGAAAAACTAAAAGCACTCCGCCTTACAACAGAGAAATACAAAGCCGACAATGATAATAACTACGAAGGTAATTATGAAGGCTCAGTCGTCTACTTTGATTGGAGTGGCAAATATGTGACCGAAATACAGCCTTTAGAATTGCATCTTACCAAAACAGCTGGCTGCTACAATGGATTATGGAAAGAAGGCGAAAGTAAAGCAGCTTCAATAACAATGTCAGCATCCAATAACAAATTCGTTTTTGCGGAAGGTGCATCTTACGTACGTAAAGACCATTATAGCGCCAGAAAGGAAGAAGTATGGCAGTTTAATAACGCCAGTTTTGAATTGACCTTTCTTAACGATAGCGTACAATTAATGGGGAGCGTTAAATTTTATAGCCCGGTAAGAAAGGAGCCTGGCAAACCTTTGCAGGTAATACTCAGGCGAAAGCTCGATTTCACGCATAAGGCAGAAAAACAGGAGGTGAATATGACACTCTTTCCCAACCCTGCCCAAGCCTATACCAGCCTCAAATTTAGTCTGGCAAACACAGCCACCGTGGCCGTTCAGGTCTATAGCCAGGCAGGCACACTACTCTACAGTGAATTGCCCCGGGTAATTCCTGCAGGAACCTATACAACTGATCTCCCCACAAAAAAAATAAAGCCCGGCACTTATATCGTTAAGCTGCTCGTAGATCAAACCGTTTTCTCAAAACTACTGATGAAGCTCTGA